One genomic window of Tistrella mobilis includes the following:
- a CDS encoding protein kinase family protein, with amino-acid sequence MSEAGQTEHTIIGGRYRMIPGVRLEEFDRPHVEAFGAEDLREKDRPLIALVARRGRPVRDDWLRVVRRIDQPGLLRTVEGGVIDPGDGKGRRFAVILERPLGGRVIDWLKTDGQNRDDLELSRLLLRPLIAALKALHDARMAHRAIALDNLYFADLARTRIALGDCLCGPPGEGQPIAFESVERAAALPAGRGEGGPREDFFALGALFASALARRVPGLESADAAADLMRRRLERGSYVALTDRARFGTDVGGLLRGLLSDNAEERWGYEEVRAWLDGRRSIGAMHSTRPQAARSFIFKGIEHTNAMSLATALAENWRESLRIVIDEKLDGWVARAIGDERRGNMITQAIAAGRVDAGPGGDATLARVLGALDPEGPLRLRHVAVMKDGLGPLIAVAFLDDDRDTRQAMAEMLMEGLPMIGLSLVDPNDQTKRRLAQSEMADFMRLRGFVAEPMMGFGLERVLYDLNPTLPCLSPLVADAYPQSVADLLMALDHRARGAGRGTAPVDRHIAAFIATKLSISYAGALRGVVVGGDGEASERLAQLNLLSLAQETQPQVRVPMLARWLVQRLGPVVQSYNAKTTREWMEKELERVAPLGSLSALRAIVDNPERREADNRGMANAQALHAQLSFGIRRLNETRAARRLEAQHFGRQVAAMLGYMILLGVLAALTLGDV; translated from the coding sequence ATGTCGGAAGCCGGGCAGACCGAACATACCATCATCGGCGGACGCTACCGGATGATACCGGGCGTGCGGCTGGAGGAGTTCGACCGGCCGCATGTCGAGGCTTTCGGCGCCGAGGATCTGCGCGAGAAGGACCGGCCGCTGATCGCCCTGGTCGCCCGGCGTGGCCGGCCGGTGCGCGACGACTGGCTGCGGGTGGTCCGCCGGATCGATCAGCCCGGGCTGTTGCGCACCGTCGAAGGCGGGGTGATCGACCCGGGCGACGGCAAGGGCCGGCGTTTCGCGGTGATCCTGGAACGCCCGCTCGGCGGCCGGGTGATCGACTGGCTGAAGACCGACGGCCAGAACCGCGACGATCTGGAACTGTCGCGGCTGCTGCTCCGGCCGCTGATCGCGGCGCTGAAGGCGCTGCACGACGCGCGCATGGCGCATCGGGCGATCGCGCTCGACAATCTCTATTTCGCCGATCTGGCCCGGACCCGCATCGCGCTGGGCGATTGTCTGTGCGGCCCGCCGGGCGAGGGCCAGCCGATCGCCTTTGAAAGCGTCGAACGGGCGGCCGCCCTGCCGGCCGGGCGGGGCGAGGGCGGCCCGCGCGAGGATTTTTTTGCGCTGGGCGCGCTTTTCGCCTCGGCGCTGGCCCGCCGGGTGCCGGGGCTGGAAAGTGCGGATGCCGCGGCAGATCTGATGCGCCGCCGGCTGGAGCGCGGATCCTATGTGGCGCTGACCGATCGGGCGCGGTTCGGCACCGATGTCGGCGGCCTGCTGCGCGGGTTGTTGAGCGACAATGCCGAGGAACGCTGGGGCTATGAAGAGGTCAGGGCCTGGCTGGACGGCCGGCGCAGCATCGGCGCCATGCATTCCACCCGGCCGCAGGCGGCGCGATCCTTCATCTTCAAGGGCATCGAGCACACCAATGCCATGAGTCTCGCCACCGCGCTGGCCGAGAACTGGCGGGAATCGCTCAGGATCGTGATCGACGAAAAGCTCGACGGCTGGGTCGCCCGGGCGATCGGCGACGAGCGGCGCGGCAACATGATCACCCAGGCGATCGCCGCCGGCCGGGTCGATGCCGGGCCGGGCGGCGATGCCACGCTGGCCCGTGTGCTGGGGGCGCTCGATCCCGAGGGGCCGCTGCGGCTGCGCCATGTGGCGGTGATGAAGGACGGGCTGGGGCCGCTGATCGCGGTCGCCTTTCTCGACGACGACCGCGACACCCGCCAGGCCATGGCCGAAATGCTGATGGAAGGCCTGCCGATGATCGGGCTCAGCCTGGTCGATCCGAACGATCAGACCAAGCGGCGCCTGGCGCAGAGCGAGATGGCCGATTTCATGCGGCTGCGCGGTTTCGTGGCCGAGCCGATGATGGGCTTCGGGCTGGAGCGGGTGCTCTACGACCTGAACCCGACCCTGCCATGCCTGAGCCCGCTGGTCGCCGACGCCTATCCGCAGAGCGTGGCCGACCTGCTGATGGCGCTGGATCACCGCGCCCGCGGGGCGGGGCGGGGCACGGCGCCGGTCGACCGCCATATTGCCGCCTTCATCGCCACCAAACTCAGCATCTCTTATGCCGGGGCGCTGCGCGGCGTGGTGGTGGGCGGCGACGGCGAGGCCTCGGAACGGCTTGCCCAGCTCAACCTGTTGAGCCTGGCTCAGGAAACCCAGCCTCAGGTGCGGGTGCCGATGCTGGCCCGTTGGCTGGTACAGCGGCTGGGGCCGGTGGTGCAGAGCTATAACGCCAAGACCACGCGGGAATGGATGGAGAAGGAGCTGGAGCGGGTGGCGCCGCTCGGCTCCCTGAGTGCGCTTCGGGCGATCGTCGACAATCCCGAACGGCGCGAGGCCGACAACCGCGGCATGGCCAATGCCCAGGCGCTGCATGCCCAGCTGTCTTTCGGCATCCGCCGGCTGAACGAGACCCGGGCGGCACGGCGGCTGGAGGCGCAGCATTTCGGCCGGCAGGTGGCGGCGATGCTGGGCTATATGATCCTGCTCGGGGTGCTGGCGGCACTCACCCTGGGCGACGTCTGA
- a CDS encoding adenylosuccinate synthase: MSNVVVVGSQWGDEGKGKIVDWLSHRADVVVRFQGGHNAGHTLVIDGKTYKLSLLPSGVVRGKLSLIGNGVVVDPWALLDEIDRIGKLGVKITPDTLRIAENVCLILPLHGVVDRAREAARGGNKIGTTGRGIGPAYEDKVARRAIRLCDLTDRDLLATKLDDLLLHHNALLTGLGAEERFSRDEVMAKLDEIAPKLLPYMDPVWRTLNEARRARKRILFEGAQGAMLDIDHGTYPFVTSSNTVAAQAATGSGFAVGQIGYVLGITKAYTTRVGSGPFPSELHDEIGKLLGERGHEFGTVTGRPRRCGWFDAVAVRQAIKTGGIDGIALTKLDVLDGLEKIKVCTGYRHKGAVIDYLPSSPRAQAEIEPVYETIEGWSESTQGARSWADLPATAIKYIRRVEELIEAPVALLSTSPEREDTILVHDPFID, translated from the coding sequence ATGAGCAACGTGGTCGTTGTCGGCTCCCAGTGGGGCGACGAGGGCAAGGGCAAGATCGTCGACTGGCTGTCGCACCGTGCCGACGTGGTGGTGCGGTTCCAGGGCGGCCATAATGCCGGTCACACGCTGGTTATCGACGGCAAGACCTACAAGCTCAGCCTGCTGCCGTCGGGCGTGGTGCGGGGCAAGCTGTCGCTGATCGGCAATGGCGTGGTCGTCGATCCCTGGGCCCTGCTCGACGAGATCGACCGGATCGGCAAGCTGGGGGTGAAGATCACCCCCGACACGCTGCGCATCGCCGAGAATGTCTGCCTGATCCTGCCGCTGCACGGCGTGGTCGACCGCGCGCGTGAAGCCGCGCGCGGCGGCAACAAGATCGGCACCACCGGCCGCGGCATCGGGCCCGCCTACGAGGACAAGGTCGCCCGCCGGGCGATCCGCCTCTGCGACCTGACCGATCGCGACCTGCTGGCGACCAAGCTCGACGATCTGCTGCTGCACCACAACGCGCTGCTCACCGGCCTCGGCGCCGAAGAGCGGTTCTCGCGCGACGAGGTGATGGCGAAGCTCGACGAGATCGCGCCGAAGCTGCTGCCCTATATGGACCCGGTCTGGCGGACGCTGAACGAGGCCCGCCGCGCCCGCAAGCGCATCCTGTTCGAGGGCGCCCAGGGGGCGATGCTCGACATCGACCACGGCACCTATCCCTTCGTCACCTCGTCGAACACGGTGGCGGCGCAGGCGGCGACCGGCAGCGGTTTCGCGGTCGGCCAGATCGGCTATGTGCTGGGCATCACCAAGGCCTACACCACCCGCGTCGGCTCGGGCCCCTTCCCGAGCGAGCTGCATGACGAGATCGGCAAGCTGCTGGGCGAGCGCGGCCATGAATTCGGCACCGTCACCGGCCGTCCGCGCCGCTGCGGCTGGTTCGATGCGGTTGCGGTTCGCCAGGCCATCAAGACCGGCGGCATCGACGGCATCGCGCTGACCAAGCTCGACGTGCTCGACGGGCTGGAGAAGATCAAGGTCTGCACCGGCTATCGCCACAAGGGGGCGGTCATCGACTATCTGCCGTCGAGCCCGCGGGCCCAGGCCGAGATCGAGCCGGTCTACGAGACCATCGAGGGCTGGAGCGAGAGCACCCAGGGCGCGCGGTCCTGGGCCGATCTGCCGGCGACCGCCATCAAGTACATCCGCCGGGTGGAAGAGCTGATCGAGGCGCCGGTGGCGCTGCTGTCGACCAGCCCCGAGCGCGAGGACACCATCCTGGTCCACGATCCGTTCATCGATTGA
- a CDS encoding ATP phosphoribosyltransferase regulatory subunit yields MIDDRQRALLPNGLQDLLPPDAAFEAQTIERLMAHFAAEGYARVKPPLVEFEDSLLTGPGRLLAAQIFRVMDPVSQRMMGVRADMTPQLARIAATRLAHAARPLRLSYAGQVLRVRGGMLRPERQFAQVGIELIGAPEPTADAEVVRLAAEALTGIGVKGLTIDLNLPTMVDVVAEAFGLPTDQLGPLREALDRKDPTAVAELAGAAAPLYAGLLDAAGIAAEALARLDALELPAEARRLVAMVADVVRVIDLADLDAQVTIDPIEHRGLDYQTGVSFSLFAAGVRGELGSGGRYVAGADQNGGGEPATGFSLYMDSVLRAIDAPVRPRHLYLPFGCGPVAGRTFRADGWITVQGLAPETDPVAEARAQGCSHILRGADAIPLDAIDIRGA; encoded by the coding sequence ATGATCGACGACCGCCAGCGCGCGCTCCTGCCGAACGGGTTGCAGGACCTTCTGCCGCCCGATGCCGCCTTCGAGGCGCAGACGATCGAGCGGCTGATGGCTCATTTCGCGGCCGAAGGCTATGCGCGGGTGAAGCCGCCGCTCGTGGAATTCGAAGACAGCCTGCTGACCGGCCCGGGCCGGCTGCTCGCCGCCCAGATCTTCCGGGTGATGGATCCGGTGTCGCAGCGGATGATGGGCGTGCGCGCCGACATGACGCCGCAGCTGGCCCGCATCGCCGCCACCCGCCTGGCCCATGCCGCCCGGCCGCTGCGCCTGTCCTATGCCGGCCAGGTGCTGCGCGTGCGCGGCGGCATGCTGCGGCCCGAACGCCAGTTCGCCCAGGTCGGTATCGAGCTGATCGGCGCGCCCGAACCCACGGCGGATGCCGAGGTGGTGCGGCTGGCCGCCGAGGCACTGACCGGCATCGGCGTGAAGGGGCTGACCATCGATCTCAACCTGCCGACCATGGTCGATGTGGTGGCCGAGGCCTTCGGCCTGCCGACCGATCAGCTGGGCCCGCTGCGCGAGGCGCTGGACCGCAAGGATCCGACGGCGGTGGCCGAACTCGCCGGCGCCGCGGCACCGCTCTATGCCGGGCTGCTGGATGCCGCGGGCATCGCCGCCGAGGCGCTGGCCCGGCTGGATGCGCTGGAGCTGCCGGCCGAGGCGCGCCGCCTGGTCGCCATGGTCGCCGATGTGGTCCGGGTCATCGACCTGGCCGATCTGGATGCCCAGGTGACGATCGATCCGATCGAGCATCGCGGGCTCGACTATCAGACCGGCGTCAGCTTCTCGCTGTTTGCAGCCGGCGTGCGCGGAGAGCTGGGCAGCGGCGGCCGCTATGTCGCCGGGGCCGATCAGAACGGCGGCGGCGAGCCCGCCACCGGCTTCAGTCTTTATATGGACAGCGTGCTCCGGGCGATCGATGCGCCCGTTCGGCCGCGTCACCTCTACCTGCCGTTCGGCTGCGGCCCGGTTGCGGGCCGTACCTTCCGTGCCGACGGCTGGATCACCGTCCAGGGCCTTGCGCCCGAGACCGACCCTGTCGCGGAGGCGCGCGCGCAGGGCTGTTCCCACATCCTGCGGGGGGCTGATGCCATCCCGCTCGACGCCATCGATATCCGGGGGGCGTAA